One region of Verrucomicrobiota bacterium genomic DNA includes:
- a CDS encoding Gfo/Idh/MocA family oxidoreductase, whose protein sequence is MNSNHTSATRDGETRRSFLKKATTAAVAVGATNLFKTPVYGQNQAPSPSHVVGANDRIVIGVIGTGKQGMTHVRLNKQNASDNNIVFGAVCDLYQKHLNEAKKHTELADANGYGDHRKLLERKDIDAVICAPVDNWHAQVTLDALDAGKHVYCEKPMTRYVEETWAVYDAVKRTGKVYQCGSQYTADPMVHKAAEWIKAGKLGPLVWAQGSYCRNNKTNSEWSFPIDSDANEKNLDWNRWLGRAPKIPFNPDHYFSWHKYVAYNSGLLGNLLSHRFIPLMLATGNPEFPHRVCCTGTRKVSTDRDIPDTTHVLAEFPSGLTFVIVGSTVNEQGLPDMMRGRKGTLYMAASKNKLELRPERIFADELDTIEFSDPAPFGKIENLHKNFYHCIRNGGTPFCNVDLVVRANTVLCLAEMSERLNITVLFDEKTRTITTGGGKVIPPLSYDTVVPPRYA, encoded by the coding sequence ATGAATTCGAACCACACTTCTGCGACCCGTGATGGGGAAACGCGACGCTCATTTCTCAAGAAGGCCACGACTGCTGCGGTCGCTGTCGGTGCAACCAATCTTTTCAAAACGCCGGTCTATGGCCAGAACCAGGCGCCCTCGCCGAGTCACGTGGTCGGCGCGAACGATCGCATTGTGATTGGAGTCATTGGCACCGGAAAGCAGGGCATGACCCACGTCCGCCTCAACAAGCAAAACGCGTCGGACAACAACATTGTGTTTGGTGCCGTTTGTGACCTTTACCAGAAGCATTTGAACGAAGCCAAGAAACACACCGAGCTGGCGGATGCCAATGGCTATGGCGACCACCGGAAATTGCTTGAGCGAAAAGACATTGACGCCGTGATCTGCGCGCCCGTGGACAACTGGCACGCGCAGGTGACGCTCGACGCGCTGGACGCCGGCAAACATGTCTATTGCGAGAAACCAATGACCCGTTACGTGGAAGAAACATGGGCCGTCTATGATGCCGTGAAGCGCACGGGTAAAGTTTACCAATGCGGGTCGCAGTACACTGCCGACCCCATGGTTCACAAGGCCGCCGAGTGGATCAAGGCGGGCAAACTCGGTCCGCTGGTCTGGGCGCAAGGCTCGTACTGTCGCAACAACAAGACCAACAGTGAGTGGTCGTTTCCGATCGACTCGGACGCGAACGAGAAAAACCTCGACTGGAACCGTTGGCTCGGCCGGGCTCCCAAGATTCCCTTCAACCCGGACCACTACTTCAGTTGGCACAAATATGTTGCCTATAACTCGGGCCTTCTTGGCAATCTGCTCAGCCACCGTTTCATCCCTTTGATGCTGGCCACCGGCAATCCAGAGTTCCCGCACCGGGTTTGTTGCACGGGCACGCGCAAGGTTTCCACCGACCGCGACATCCCCGATACGACGCACGTGCTGGCGGAATTTCCCAGCGGCCTGACCTTCGTCATTGTCGGTAGCACCGTCAATGAGCAGGGACTGCCGGACATGATGCGCGGTCGCAAGGGGACACTTTATATGGCCGCCAGCAAGAACAAGCTGGAGTTGCGACCCGAACGCATCTTCGCTGACGAACTGGACACGATAGAATTCAGCGACCCGGCACCGTTTGGCAAGATCGAGAACCTGCACAAGAATTTCTACCATTGCATCCGCAATGGGGGCACGCCGTTTTGTAACGTGGACTTGGTCGTGCGCGCCAACACCGTGTTGTGCCTGGCGGAAATGTCCGAGCGATTGAACATCACGGTGCTGTTCGACGAGAAGACCCGTACCATTACCACTGGCGGCGGGAAGGTCATCCCTCCGCTCAGCTATGACACTGTCGTGCCACCACGGTACGCTTGA
- a CDS encoding tetratricopeptide repeat protein translates to MESRITFWMVFGVLALGLLKPTSALGHADLLALIDIVTKQIESDPKNAALYLRRGELYRVHADWKLAESDYDRVAQLDPQLLAVDFCRGKLCFDSGQNERARALLDKYLAGQPDHVDALMTRARLLLRLGERKAAVNDFTRAIAKTSDPMPEYFLERAQAQADDGEVEAAVRGLDEGLKRLGPLVGLELYAIELELARKNFDGALNRLEAITARSERKEKWLTRRGEILILAGRPDEARKSFAAALAAIESLPPRLRQTPAMIDLKKRVNEALALITSDSKSETVRKR, encoded by the coding sequence ATGGAAAGCCGCATAACATTCTGGATGGTCTTCGGTGTCCTTGCTCTTGGTCTTCTCAAGCCAACCAGCGCTTTGGGCCATGCTGACCTTCTCGCGCTGATCGACATTGTTACCAAACAAATCGAAAGCGATCCCAAGAACGCCGCGCTCTATCTGCGGCGTGGCGAACTCTATCGCGTGCACGCCGACTGGAAACTGGCGGAGAGCGATTATGATCGAGTTGCTCAACTCGATCCCCAACTCCTCGCGGTTGATTTTTGCCGCGGCAAATTGTGCTTTGATTCCGGCCAGAACGAGCGGGCGAGGGCGCTGTTGGACAAATATCTCGCGGGCCAACCTGACCATGTCGATGCGCTCATGACCCGCGCGCGACTGTTGTTGAGGCTTGGAGAGCGCAAGGCGGCCGTCAACGATTTCACCCGGGCAATTGCAAAGACCTCCGACCCAATGCCGGAATATTTTCTCGAACGCGCCCAGGCGCAGGCGGACGACGGCGAAGTTGAAGCGGCGGTGCGCGGATTGGACGAAGGATTAAAACGGCTCGGTCCGTTGGTGGGACTGGAGCTTTACGCCATCGAGCTTGAGCTGGCGCGAAAAAACTTCGATGGGGCGTTGAACCGGCTGGAAGCAATCACCGCCCGCTCGGAGCGGAAGGAGAAGTGGCTCACCCGGCGTGGCGAAATCCTGATTCTGGCCGGGCGTCCCGACGAAGCGCGAAAGTCATTCGCCGCAGCATTGGCCGCAATTGAATCTCTGCCGCCGCGTCTGCGACAAACTCCGGCGATGATCGATTTGAAAAAGCGCGTGAACGAAGCGCTGGCTTTAATTACTTCCGATTCAAAGTCGGAGACAGTGCGTAAGAGGTAA
- a CDS encoding DUF433 domain-containing protein: protein MSKAKSRNAGRIELGRYVVADPAICHGKPTFKGTRIMVWQVLDDVADGHSWDFICNRRWGGRIPLAAVAEAVRLAREAWLARHDGLDRPPQRRHLQLAAA from the coding sequence ATGAGCAAGGCCAAGAGTCGGAACGCTGGCAGAATCGAGTTGGGGCGATATGTCGTTGCCGACCCGGCGATCTGCCACGGCAAACCCACTTTTAAGGGCACCCGCATCATGGTCTGGCAGGTATTAGATGACGTGGCCGACGGACACTCGTGGGATTTCATCTGCAACCGGCGCTGGGGCGGCCGCATTCCGCTCGCCGCCGTCGCCGAAGCGGTGCGGCTCGCGCGCGAAGCTTGGCTCGCGCGACATGACGGGCTTGACCGACCGCCCCAGCGACGCCATCTCCAATTGGCCGCCGCTTGA